Below is a genomic region from Medicago truncatula cultivar Jemalong A17 chromosome 3, MtrunA17r5.0-ANR, whole genome shotgun sequence.
agaagttaaaaaaaaaaacaaggtcaaacggtatcttattCGCCCACAACGACAGTGTAGAAGCAGCTgaattttagagaaaaatttttaaaatagttaaaaataaaaaatagttaaaaattttaaaaatataaaaattggaaaatagttaaaaaaaattggtgaggtagcactcaaccaagcaacactaaaaaaattatatgcattagcgtaacaaaaaaaatagacaaacgaacataaaatattactctaaacgttaatgtgtgtatgtattcgcgaggttgaagaaaagaaataaaaatatttggaattattaaatgacagcgtgaataaaaatattcatgaggttgtgatgattaaacgatattgaaattaaatatataagtgataaaaagataataaaatttctttgaaaaaaagataaaattaaatggaacctccttaaaaaattaaatggaacggttgaaaaaaataaagttaaatggaagaaaaaaacatattgaaatataatattaaaaaataaagaaaaggttcccagcgtgagttgaaaagaggtgtttgtgaaataaattgtcgagaagtagttttttaaagtaacattcaacagtttctggtcaaagctcattctattcaattttatgcgttcaaaaaagttctttttttagtaagtacttaattgatattgtgtttggcctaacttctccttaaaaatgtagagaagtttgaaaaaagtcgggtcaaacgataccttaatctcccacaacagCAATGTAGAAACATCtgatttgggagaaaaaattgaaaaataattaaaaatataaaaattggaaaataattaagttattaaaaatataaaaattagaaaataattaaaaaaaaatggttaagggcaaaaataaaaattcataggccattgttaaaagaaaaaactcaaccaattaGTAGATTACCGAATTGTCCCTTATAGgagcaaaatggtaaattcaagggacatGGATTTTCTTATTAGGATATATAGATATAGACAAGGAAAAGGTCacttaacataaataaactcatgaaattaaaataagagcAGAACAATAAATCAGAGTGGTTCTTGCTTTCAGTTGCAAATTATGTAGGTGACAAAACACAAATTGTTCTTGACATGTCAtccttgaatttcattttcataagaCTGTTTCATTTGATGGTTTTTTCCATTACCCATCTCCATTGATTCCCCTTCTGTTGGTTCCTGCTGTTTTGGACTACCTTTGTTGTCACGGTATATGAAATACAATATTAGTTGCATTGTCCCCAAAACAGAACCAAGACCATTAGGTACCTGAAAAGTAATAAAATTCCCTTACAATGAGTTTGTTCTTGAAACTAAATTATTAACTTAAACTTGCAAATTTTTTCCAAATTTAAATCAAagacattttaatttttgttttttacttatatttaaggCCGAGTGGACTAACTTACAGCAACAAATAGGTCACGGCCTAGCAGACCGAATATAAACCATGAACTGCCGCAAAGAAACACAAACAGCGACAAGAAGAATGGCATGAACTCCACACTCTTGGTTTTGATCACTAATCTCTGcatataattaaaaatccacAATTAATGGCATGTTTTGAAATTTGGCTTGATAGTATTACATTAACTAGTATATTTTGAGTCATTAATATTGGATATCAGAAAATTTTGTTTCAGaggtaatttattttgaaactaTGTGTCTTAAATCTGCGTAGAAGTCATATTTGTGCAAATGCTCGAGTATCTTActagttgataaaaaaaatggttgtgcCGTAAATTTGGCTTACCATAATTGAGAGTGGAGAACCATACATGATGACGGAAAATATAGCCATGGCAAAGCCGCAGAAGGCCTTCCTATGATTGCCATGGAAGGCAAAGAGGGAGACAAAAACAACAGCAGAGAACACAGACAGTACCAAGGTGAATAGGGcaaagattttgattttttccttcttagGTGCAAATATGATGAATATCAAAACATATATGATTTCAATCCCTGCTCCGGTGCCATTTACTGTTGTTACCGGTATGTTGTTGGGAGACACAAAAGGCAGACCGTACCTGTAGATGTTGGAAATCAGAagctactaaaaaaaaaatacatgcgCACGcgtacacacacacacacctcTTCTTCGACTAGTGAAGGAAACCTTCCGAAATATTCCTTTTAAAATGGAATACActaattaaaagcaaaaaaaataccaaGTAAGGTTTAGGATATAAATTGCTCTGTGAAGATTTACCAATTGAAAGCAAAAATTCAATtgctatttgatttttatcatTATGATCCCATAGTTTTGTTCCTATTAAAGACAATCATGTTCATAAAGTCATCATGCTCTAAATGTGACATACACTTCCAGATCCAACCTAAATTCACTACATTGCATGCCTCTAAGGTTTAACCATAAAAGATGCTATGCATGTAAGAAAACTTTTCACAATTAATGTATAAAAAGGGAAATTAATTACAGCATGGTGGAAGCAAAAAGAGAGACAGTTGGACCAAATAGCAACAAAATTGGAAGGAAGCAAGTCACGTGACTTGACACAAGACTTAGGGTGAAGTGGACATAAAGTAAAAAGACAGTTTAAGCAAAAGCTAGCTCACCAAGCAGAAAGGAGACAATTGAGCAGAGTCATAACATATGGTAAGCCTGAAAATTTCTCTGTGGATTTGTTGACTATAATCCTCTTGAATGTAATCCTATACAAAACTCAATTAGTCACAATTTTCAATCAAAACTTCAATTAgtactccacataataaaaaataaatgttgattTCATGCATTTGAATTGTGTTCCAAGTCTCACATCAAATAAAACTAtcacttaaatatatttataagtggCGACGAAATGGTTTTGTGGTGTTGAGTTAGACTCGTCTCATTtctaagaaatgaaaaagtttaACAAAGTACTAGAGCCGGAactagaaaataaataagaaaagagagaaaacgaCATATATTAGACACTAGACACGTCTTAGTTAGAAGTGTCCGTGGTTAACAGAGAGAAAACATAGAGAAGAAAGCAGCTAAGTAAAACATACACAGGTGCCAAGAAGAGGAACAAAGCAGAAGCATTCCCTGAACCAACAAAGAACAAACTGTGagaatcagaaaaaaaaaaattatacaacaaGGTAAAAGTAAGagtaaaaatgataataaattaattaacctACCAAATATGCCAAACAAAAGATGTGCAACATGCATGATGTTGAATACTATTTTTTTCCTCTCCTTTCTTTTTGTTGAGAGAACAAAATTGGTGAAAGAATGCTATTTATTAGTTTCTTGAGAAATGGTAATGGATTATGATGATAGTAGTAGAGTAGTAGTTAGTGGGTTTATATAGGAAAAGGAATCATTAATAACAAGTGTAAGGTTAAACACATATgatcataataataatgatactGTTATATGAATATGATCTTATCCGTTGAATTTGATGCTGAGAGATGTTTCCTTTCTTAGTTTTCCAACCCAAATGGATTCATTCAGATGCTCATCCTATTGTCAATTGTCATACATACACGTACGTAACTCACGGGATGTGCTAcagaaaaaaatgttgattaaCATAACATGTGTGCTACTCTGCAGATTTTACCATTAAGGTAACAGTTCTATTGATATTTTCATTAAACCAAGTGTctgtttttatattaaaattattgcAAAAATAGGCTGAAGGGCCAATGTGAAgtaaaaacttaaatttaaccgatttttttttaaaaagattggCCTCCATtaatgtatatatttctatatttaCCGATGAAACACATATCAGATTAGACGTGTTCCGGTATCGGATACATATTGTATGTGATTAACACAATACCGTgataatattatcaaattgaaTCATGTCagtttcttaaattattatcgatGTTGTTGTGTTTGTCCGTGTCGTATCCGGTATCTATGTTTGGGTCTATGGTTCATAAATGTTTACCTTTGGGGTTATTTACATTTACAATTTTACATTTACATTTGAATGTCcttcaaatatatcaattggacttttttttttcctaggtTTCTCCGTGGCTTATCATTGAATTCCACGAATTCTTTGCTGGATAACTCCGAGGATTCAATTACATTGTGTATTTGTGGGATTTGCAGCAGATATATAATGTAAAGCTAGGTAAAGACAAATTCTATATTTGTTTAtgcatttgtttaaaaatttgaGGGGAGAATACCTCAttcacattttctttctcttcaacaGTTCTACAATGCTACACAAATATTGTGGTAAATTATAGTATAATATACGATTTTGAGTTACATACATGATTTATGATTAATGGATACCGGCCACTGGCTGTGTTGAGCCAATGTCACCCATTGCAGAAGTGATGCAAATGTAAACAGTGTTTGAATGAAGCATTTCTTCGAGGAAGTGTAACTTTATGGAGTAATACAAATTCATCTATACAGATTTTATAAAGTTATATTTAGTGaatttcaaatatcatttaaaaattcttttttattctatataatgtgaatttcattaataactttttcaaatcggcccttatatttttcaaaattaacaaGTCGGTCccactttgttttaaaaattgcaaattggttGCTACAAATAAAAGAATGCAAATTAGTCCCtttaattttgcaaaaaaatgcaattagGACCCtgaattttaaacttttgaaaattcATTCCTATTATCCATATTTTGACATTAAtccttcatttgtttttttgaaatttcataaaaaatagcCCAACAAAGTTTAagaatgaaaaatttaattattctatcaacaaaataaattagaaataaaGAGAATTCAATTGTATCAATTGAATTATCtatagttcatttttttttttaactttcaatcactccatccaaacacattcTAAGGATATCGAGATAGACaatgaaatttaatattttgttcatCGTTGTTTtgtacttatttattttaatctttttcctttatttattcttttggtGAGAAATGTTATGCCTTTTCATAGATTGAATGatcattttgttgaataaaatgACAAGGTTGTAGTTGATGGGAGAAACAActtacaaaaattaaagaataagCTAAACTACACTTTTCGTcccctaagttttaaaatgttgcgattttggtcctctattaaaaaaatgcgattttggcccctttcgttccaaaattgctgagaagccgccacgtgtcccaaaaaaggggccataatcgcaactttttttgagatataaggggtcaaaaaacatat
It encodes:
- the LOC25489764 gene encoding bidirectional sugar transporter SWEET1 — encoded protein: MHVAHLLFGIFGNASALFLFLAPVITFKRIIVNKSTEKFSGLPYVMTLLNCLLSAWYGLPFVSPNNIPVTTVNGTGAGIEIIYVLIFIIFAPKKEKIKIFALFTLVLSVFSAVVFVSLFAFHGNHRKAFCGFAMAIFSVIMYGSPLSIMRLVIKTKSVEFMPFFLSLFVFLCGSSWFIFGLLGRDLFVAVPNGLGSVLGTMQLILYFIYRDNKGSPKQQEPTEGESMEMGNGKNHQMKQSYENEIQG